GAGAAGAATATACACTGGTTGCCGTTGCAGATTACCTTTTGAAAGATAAAAAAGGCGTAGCCATTTCCAATCTTTCTTCCAGCCGAGCTTTGAGAGATGTTGCGAAAAATCTGGATTCAGAATATTTTGCAAGTGCAGTTGGAGAAGTGAATGTTGTGACCTTAATGAAAGAAAAAAATGCCGTCATCGGTGGCGAAGGAAACGGTGGAATCATCTATCCGGAATTACACTACGGAAGAGATTCTTTGGTTGGCGTTGCTTTATTCTTGACTCATTTGGCAAAAGAAAACAAAACCGTTTCTGAACTCAGAGCAACTTATCCAAGTTATTTTATGGGTAAAAAGAAAATCGAATTGACGCCGGATATCGACGTTGATGCTTTATTAATTAAAGTTCAGGAAGAATATAAAAACGAAGAAATCTCAACCGTTGACGGTGTGAAAATCGATTTTCCTGAAAACTGGGTTCACTTGAGAAAGTCGAATACAGAACCGATTATCAGAATTTATACTGAGGCTTTTTCTCAGGAAGAAGCGGATAAATTAGGTGATGATATGATTACGAAGATTAGAAGTTTGATATAAAATATTTTTATTAATTTTAATAAAAATTAGATAAGATGCTCACTCTAAATACAATTCTAGAAGAAATCAAAGATGTTCCAGTAAACAGGTTGGAAGAATTACATCTGTTTATCAAGACTTTGATTTCAAAAAAGGAAAATCACAACGATATTCAATTGACGGATTGGCAAATTGAATTGATTGAAGAGGGCGAAAAAGATATTGCAGAAGGCAGAGTAATTTCTCACGAAGATTTTTTGAAATCTTATGGCAGATGAAAAAAGTCGAATGGACACTCCGAGCAAAAAAAGAGTTTGACAATACATTCAATTATTGGATTAATCATAATAAATCTGATATTTATTCTCAAAAACTATTAGATGAAACTCTAAGAAAAGTAAATCTCATTGCTGAAAATCCTTTAGTTGGAGAAGTAGTTTTCAGAAATTCAAGAAGAGTTTTGGTGCTTGAAAATTTTTCAGTCGTCTATAGACCCACAAAGAATATAATAAAGATTAACGCTTTCTTTGACAACAGAAGAGATCCAAAAGCATTATAAAAATTAAAGGAAGCAAGATCTGTTTCCTTTTTTATTTATTGACAATCAAATCTGTTTTTGCCCAAATTAGTTTGCATTTGGTAACAGTTTGTTTTAAACCAAAACAACTTGTGTTTTGGTCTAAACAGGTCATTTAAACAAAAAGTCAGTTGTGTTTTAATTCAAACAACTTGTTTGGAATGAAAATCATTTGTCTTTTAGCCCAAACAACCTGTTTAGACTAAAAATCAATTGTGATTTATTTTAAACACCTTGTTTATAATTTTTTCAGAATTTTTTTATTGTTAATACTCCATCTTCCTCAACTTCTTAGAAGTCGCTCCAATGAACAACGCCGTCAAAACCGTCATCGTTCCTCCAAAAACCACAGAACGGACAACGCCCATTAATTTCGCTGTCAATCCACTTTCAAACTGCCCCAACTCGTTACTTGACATTATAAAAATAGAATTTACACTCAGAACTCGGCCACGGATCTCTTCAGGCGTTTTCAACTGAACAATTGTTCCTCGGATGACAACACTTATTCCGTCCAGCATTCCGCTTAGAACTAAGAATCCAAAAGACAACCAATACAATTTGGACAATCCAAATCCAATAATACACAATCCAAATCCAGTTGCTACACAAAGTAAAATCTTTCCTTGATTTTTTCGCAATGGAACCAGAGAAAGCGTAATGATAATCAACATCGAACCAATGTCTGATGCTGCGTTCAGCAACCCAAAACCTTCGGAACCAACCTTCAGGATGTCACTTGCAAAAACCGGAATCATTGCCACTGCACCACCGAAAAGAACCGCAAACATATCCAGCATTTGAGCACCAAGAATCTCCTTCGTTCTATAGATATAAGCCAAACCTTCCTTCATACTTTCGAAGACTTTCACATCTTTCTTTTTATTTTCAGACTGTTGTTGATTAATCGTCCAGAAAAACAAAGAAGCGAAAATCATACTACAAACAATCACTACTAAAGTCCATTTAATAGAAATCAAAGCAATCAGAAAACCACCTAAAGCGTGACCGGAAACCGACGCAATCAGAAAAGTCGCTTGATTCAACGTCACAGCATAGGGCAGATTTTCCTGCTTTACAATCCTCGGAATCATACTTGGAACCAACGGACCGAGAAACGAGCGTGAGATTCCCGTAAAAAAAATGACCGCATAAATAAAATACGTGATCTCGTGACCAGTAAAATGCATCCGATGCCCAAAGAAAGCTGGAATCAAAAGTAAACTAATCAGAATCACATAAGCATAATTACAAATCAAAAGCAGTTTTTTCTTCTCGTTCATATCGATAATATGACCGGCATAAAGCGCGCAAGAAACTGCAGGAATTACCTCAGAAAGACCAATCAATCCAATGGAAAAAGGATCTTTTGTCAACTGATAAACCCACCAACCTAGTAAGGTTGCGAGCATCCTGAAAGCGATGATAAGGAAAAATCTTCCGGTAAGAAGATGACGAAATTCTATATTTTTTAAAACGCGAAGTGGTGTAAAAGAAATCATTATGCAAAAATAGTCGTTGTACGCCGATTACTTCCACATAAATCCATAAATTTTTAGGAGCTATTTCCCGCTATCCGCTCATACTCCTCGTCCCAGCGCTTTGCCAAACCCAAATCCTCCAACTCTCCCACTTCACTCCGGGGTAACCGCTTCTATCGGGGCTAGTCAGAACCGTTTGTCAAAAATCAGAATATTTTCAACCAAATCAGATTGGAACATTCTCAGGTTATAAAATTTAGTAGTAATAATAATCAGATGTAGAATTGTTAACCAATGCGACGATTAGCGCAACAAAACCAGCCACTCCCACAACCGAACCAACAACAATAGCCGTTGTTCCTTTGGAATTATTCTTTTTGATGACTCTTATATCATTTTTTGCAATAGTCACTTCTTGATTGTTTGCGACTCCAACAATTTTGTCATCCTCTACAGCAGAAACCCGAACCTTGTATTTAGGTTTATTGTTCTCATAGAAGGTATATCTTTTTCCTGTTTCGACTGCGGAAAAATCATTCTTATTGATATTATTTCTGTAGATAGCTGTAGTGCAAGATTGCAAAAGCAGAAATAAAGAAAAAAGAAAAGAAAAGGTTTTCATTGTAAATTTAGTTTCGCCAAATATACTGCAATTTTCCGGTCATTTGCCAGGCGTGGAATTTTATTTTGACCACCTAATTTACCTTCCGACTTTGCATAATCCTGAAAAGCATTTTTCTTTAATTTTGTTATAATTAAAGGCTGAAGAATATTCCCGGAAATCAAATCGTCATAATAAGTATTCCTTTGTCTGAGTTGTAAATCCAATTCTGATTTGAAAGCTTCGAAGTTTTCCGGCTCTTTTTCAAACTCAATGAACCATTCGTGATAAGGTAACCCTTCAGTGGGATTGACTTCTGGTGCGAGATGAAATTCTGTAATCTGAGCAGGAAATTTCTCAACCGTTGCTTTCAAAGCTTCTTCCACCTCAAACGCAATCACGTGTTCGCCAAAAGCAGAAGTGAAATGTTTCGTTCTTCCTGACACTAAAATTCGGTAAGGATTTTTATCGATAAACCTCACAACATCTCCAATCGAATAAGCCCATAGTCCTGAATTAGTCGTCAAAATCAATGCATAATCTTTGTTCAACTCCACATCTTTTAATGTCAATCTTTCTGCATTTGGTTTTCCATATTGTTCGAGTGGAATGAATTCGTAGAAAATTCCGTGACTGGTCAAAAGTAATAATCCTTCTTTCTGATAGTCATCCTGAAAAGCAAAGAAACCTTCCGAAGCAGGAAAAGTCTGAACGATGTCAACAGGTTTTCCTAGCAATTCGTTCATCTTATCACGATAAGGTTCATAGTTAACGCCACCTGTGATTATCAATTGAAGATTTGGAAAAATCTGAGTGATTTTTTTTCCGTGTCTATCAATTAGTTTTTCAAAATACATTATCAACCAGGGCGGGATTCCTGAAATCAAAGTCATATTTTCATTCTCAGTTTCTTCTACAATTTTATCGACTTTGGTTTCCCAATCTTCGATACAATTGGTTTCCCAGCTTGGCAATCTATTTTTCTGGAGATAATTTGGGATATGATGCGCGACAATTCCTGACAATCTTCCGGTTTTTACGCCATTGACTTCTTCCAGTTCAGGAGAACCTTGAAGAAAAATCATTTTCCCGTTGACAAAATCTGCATTATTCTTTTTCTCGATGTAATGAAAAATTGCGCTTTGAGCTGCAGCAATCTGAAAAGGCATTGCTTCTTTGGAAATTGGGATGTATTTGGAGCCGGATGTTGTTCCGGATGTTTTTGCAAAATATTCAGGTAAATCCGGCCAAAGGATTTTAGATTGACCTTTTTTTACTTTCTCGATGTAAGGTTTGAGGTCTTCGTAATCCGTAACAGGAACATTTTTTTGGAAATCGTCAATCGTTTTTATGGTTTCAAACTGATGTTCTCTTCCAAATAATGTTTTCTCCGCTGTTTTGACAAGTGAAAGCAAAAGCTCTTCTTGATTCTTGACCGCATTAGTTTTGAAATCTTTTGTTTTTGCGATATGTTTTTTGGCCCAGATGAGCGCAATATTTTTCTTGATAAAATCCAACATCATTAAGAATTTTCGGTTGTCAAATTTATGAACAATTCTTTATGTATAATTATATATATACAATCTTTGTCATTCCGTAGGAATCTCAGCAGTCTAGATTCCTACGGAATGACAAAATTTGATTTTATCTTGTCCCGTGTTTTTATGTAGAATCCGCAGCCCGACTTGAGCGGAAATCCTTTTTTGCTTGTACTTAAGTTCAACTTACCGGGAAATCTTGAGCAAAAAAGATTGGGAGCGGAAGACGGATAAAGCTGCCCAAATAATTATTATTGAAAAGTTTGTGATAAGTGTTTGTGTTTTAGAAAGTAAATATGTACTTTTGCACCTCGAATAATATAAAATTTATAAACAATGTTTGCAATTGTAGAAATAGCAGGGCTTCAATACAAAGTTGAGCAAAACCAAAAGTTGTTTGTGAACCGTTTGAAAGGAGATAAAGGAGCGAAAGTTTCTTTTGATAAAGTTCTTCTTACTGTAAACGGTGCAGTAACTGTTGGTGCCCCGGCTGTAAACGGTATCGCCGTAGAAGTAGAAATTCTTGACCATGTTCAAGCTGACAAAGTAATCGTTTTCAAAAAGAAAAGAAGAAAAGGTTATGCTAAGAAAAATGGTCACAGACAACAATTAACTCAAATCCAGATTGTTTCTATCACTGGTTTTGACGGTGCGAAAAAAGAGGCTAAAAAAGCTGCTCCTAAGAAAGCTGCTAAAGCTGAAGTAACAGAAACCAGCGAAACTGCTGAATAATTTTTAACCCAAAAAGCTTAAAATAAAATGGCACATAAGAAAGGAGTTGGTAGTTCCAAGAACGGTAGAGAATCTCATTCTAAAAGACTAGGTGTTAAGATTTTCGGAGGACAAACTGCAGTTGCAGGGAATATCATCATCAGACAAAGAGGTACTCAACACCACCCAGGTGAAAACGTAGGAATGGGTAAAGATCATACTTTACACGCTCTTGTTGACGGTACTGTAGTTTTCAGAAAGAAAGCAAACAATAGATCTTTTGTATCTGTTGAGCCAAACGCATAATTAAAAGCGTTTTATAAAAATAAAAATCCCGACTTTTCAGTTGGGATTTTTTATTTGTAGCGAGTACTTATTCTAAAGTGATTCTAATTGTTCATCTGTAAACTCCATATTATGGAAGACATTCTGAACGTCATCATCTTCCTCAAAACGTTCCAGCATTTTCATATTAGCCTTAAATTGATCTTCTGTCATTCCTTTTGTATTATTCGGAATTCTTTGTAGTTCGGCACTTTTAGCTTCGATTCCAAGTTCATCCAATTTATGCGACAACGAACCGAAATCTTCGAAAGCTGTAGTAATCATTACTTCTTCCTCGTCTTTTTCTACATCCTCTGCCCCACCATCAATCATTTCCATTTCGAAGTCATCCCAATCCATTTTAACTTGAGCCAAATCAATAGTGAAAATCCCTTTTCTATCAAAGATGAATGCTAATTCACCATTCTTACCAAGACTTCCGTCAAACTTGTTAAAAATAGCTCTTACGTTAGCCACAGTTCTCGTAGGATTGTTTGTGGTACATTCTACAAAGAAGGCAACACCTCCTTGTCCGTATCCTTCATAAGTGATTTCCTCATAGTTTTCTGCGTCTGCGCCACTTGCTTTTTTAATTGCTCTTTCGACATTGTCTTTTGGCATATTAGCACCTTTTGCATTCTGGATGCATCTCTTAAGAGCAGGATTGGAATCTGGATCAGGACCGCCCGCTTTTACCGCCAAAGCGATATCCTTTCCTATTTTTGAAAATGTTTTGGCCATCTTATCCCATCTGGCCATTTTTGAGGCTTTCCTATATTCGAACGCTCTTCCCATTACAGTTTTTATTTTATATTACAAAAGTACTGAAATCTGAAAACAAAAAAAATACCTCCAATAAAATTGGAGGTATTAATATTTAGAAAATTAATTATTTAAAATTATTTTTTCTTTTTAGCTGGAGCTTTTTTCTTAGCTGGAGCTTTTTTCTTAACTTTTACTGGAGTTGGATCATCATAATCTCTCTTTTTAAGAGCATTCCACTGAGCAGCATCTTCGATAGCTGTTACAACTACTTTTCTATCTACTTGTCTCTCAGCATCTGAAGCTGTAGCAGGAACTGTTGCTTTAGCTTTACCAACACCGATAGATTTAAGAGCGTTTGGATCTACACCTCTAGAGTCTAATGCAGCAACTACAGAAGCAGCTCTTTGTCTAGAAAGTTTCAAGTTATAAGCTTCAGCACCTTTAGCATCTGTTCTACCTTCCAACAAATAGTTACCACCATCTTTCTTGATCAAGTCAGCAGCAGCATCTAGAGCTCCTTTAGACTCAGCCTTGATTGTAGCTTTGTTGAAGTCGAAGAATACACCTCCGAACAATTTCTCAGCTTCTTCAGCAGTTACTTTTTTAGGTTTAGGACAACCTTGGTATTCTCTTAATCCAGGAACTGTAGGACAAGCATCATCTTTGTCTAATACTCCATCTCCGTCAGTATCTGGCCAAGGACAACCTTTGTTTTCAGCTGGACCAGGAACGTCAACACAAGCATCATCTTTGTCTAATACTCCGTCTCCGTCAGTATCTGGCCAAGGACAACCGTTGTTTTCTTTTGGACCTGCTACATCTGGACATTGATCATCTTTATCTGGAACTCCATCACCGTCTGTATCAGGACATCCTTGGAATTCTGGTAAACCTGGAACGTCTGGACAAGCATCATCTTTATCAGGGATACCATCTTTATCTCTATCTGTGTTACCAAATCTGAACAACAATGAAGCAGAAGCTTGCCAGAAGTTAGCAACATTAGACTTATCTACAGGAGTAGTTACATAATCTCCTTGAACACCTAAACCGAAGTTTTTAGTTACCCAGAAATTGATACCTGCACCTGTACTAACAGTGAAGTGGTTTGCTTTACCTGTTAAGTCTCCATCTTCATTATAAGCTGTATGAAGACCTCCTCCAATTGTTGGCTTTGTATCATATCTTGGAAATGTAAGACCAGTATAGTCATGTCTTAAATAGTTAGCACCAACTCTCAAATATGGATCAAACCAAGATTCTTCATCCCAAAGAAGACCAGCAGCTTTGAATTGAACTCCAAGACCTGTCATTAAGAAGAATTCTTTATCCATTCCAAACCTCTTGTTGTCAACATTCCCAACAGTAGTTTGCCAGTCAAGAACGATTCCTTTGCTAAGGCTTCTTGCAACAGTTAATTTAGATAATGGTGGCGTAATTGAATACTTAGAAACACCAAATAAGTTTTCTTTAAAATTGTTGAATGAGAACGTATTGCTGAAGTTATTTCTTTGCGCAACGTGATTCACTCCATGAGCACCCACACCAATAACCCACTTATTGGTAGTAGTTTGTGCGAAAACAGTAGAAGCAACAGTAAGTGCTAATGCTGAAATTCCTAATTTTAGATTTTTCATAGAATTAAATGATTAAATAATTGATAATGCAAAA
The genomic region above belongs to Epilithonimonas zeae and contains:
- a CDS encoding type II toxin-antitoxin system RelE/ParE family toxin, which gives rise to MKKVEWTLRAKKEFDNTFNYWINHNKSDIYSQKLLDETLRKVNLIAENPLVGEVVFRNSRRVLVLENFSVVYRPTKNIIKINAFFDNRRDPKAL
- a CDS encoding MFS transporter codes for the protein MISFTPLRVLKNIEFRHLLTGRFFLIIAFRMLATLLGWWVYQLTKDPFSIGLIGLSEVIPAVSCALYAGHIIDMNEKKKLLLICNYAYVILISLLLIPAFFGHRMHFTGHEITYFIYAVIFFTGISRSFLGPLVPSMIPRIVKQENLPYAVTLNQATFLIASVSGHALGGFLIALISIKWTLVVIVCSMIFASLFFWTINQQQSENKKKDVKVFESMKEGLAYIYRTKEILGAQMLDMFAVLFGGAVAMIPVFASDILKVGSEGFGLLNAASDIGSMLIIITLSLVPLRKNQGKILLCVATGFGLCIIGFGLSKLYWLSFGFLVLSGMLDGISVVIRGTIVQLKTPEEIRGRVLSVNSIFIMSSNELGQFESGLTAKLMGVVRSVVFGGTMTVLTALFIGATSKKLRKMEY
- a CDS encoding GH3 auxin-responsive promoter family protein; its protein translation is MLDFIKKNIALIWAKKHIAKTKDFKTNAVKNQEELLLSLVKTAEKTLFGREHQFETIKTIDDFQKNVPVTDYEDLKPYIEKVKKGQSKILWPDLPEYFAKTSGTTSGSKYIPISKEAMPFQIAAAQSAIFHYIEKKNNADFVNGKMIFLQGSPELEEVNGVKTGRLSGIVAHHIPNYLQKNRLPSWETNCIEDWETKVDKIVEETENENMTLISGIPPWLIMYFEKLIDRHGKKITQIFPNLQLIITGGVNYEPYRDKMNELLGKPVDIVQTFPASEGFFAFQDDYQKEGLLLLTSHGIFYEFIPLEQYGKPNAERLTLKDVELNKDYALILTTNSGLWAYSIGDVVRFIDKNPYRILVSGRTKHFTSAFGEHVIAFEVEEALKATVEKFPAQITEFHLAPEVNPTEGLPYHEWFIEFEKEPENFEAFKSELDLQLRQRNTYYDDLISGNILQPLIITKLKKNAFQDYAKSEGKLGGQNKIPRLANDRKIAVYLAKLNLQ
- the rplU gene encoding 50S ribosomal protein L21, whose translation is MFAIVEIAGLQYKVEQNQKLFVNRLKGDKGAKVSFDKVLLTVNGAVTVGAPAVNGIAVEVEILDHVQADKVIVFKKKRRKGYAKKNGHRQQLTQIQIVSITGFDGAKKEAKKAAPKKAAKAEVTETSETAE
- the rpmA gene encoding 50S ribosomal protein L27 translates to MAHKKGVGSSKNGRESHSKRLGVKIFGGQTAVAGNIIIRQRGTQHHPGENVGMGKDHTLHALVDGTVVFRKKANNRSFVSVEPNA
- a CDS encoding YebC/PmpR family DNA-binding transcriptional regulator, translating into MGRAFEYRKASKMARWDKMAKTFSKIGKDIALAVKAGGPDPDSNPALKRCIQNAKGANMPKDNVERAIKKASGADAENYEEITYEGYGQGGVAFFVECTTNNPTRTVANVRAIFNKFDGSLGKNGELAFIFDRKGIFTIDLAQVKMDWDDFEMEMIDGGAEDVEKDEEEVMITTAFEDFGSLSHKLDELGIEAKSAELQRIPNNTKGMTEDQFKANMKMLERFEEDDDVQNVFHNMEFTDEQLESL
- a CDS encoding OmpA family protein, which translates into the protein MKNLKLGISALALTVASTVFAQTTTNKWVIGVGAHGVNHVAQRNNFSNTFSFNNFKENLFGVSKYSITPPLSKLTVARSLSKGIVLDWQTTVGNVDNKRFGMDKEFFLMTGLGVQFKAAGLLWDEESWFDPYLRVGANYLRHDYTGLTFPRYDTKPTIGGGLHTAYNEDGDLTGKANHFTVSTGAGINFWVTKNFGLGVQGDYVTTPVDKSNVANFWQASASLLFRFGNTDRDKDGIPDKDDACPDVPGLPEFQGCPDTDGDGVPDKDDQCPDVAGPKENNGCPWPDTDGDGVLDKDDACVDVPGPAENKGCPWPDTDGDGVLDKDDACPTVPGLREYQGCPKPKKVTAEEAEKLFGGVFFDFNKATIKAESKGALDAAADLIKKDGGNYLLEGRTDAKGAEAYNLKLSRQRAASVVAALDSRGVDPNALKSIGVGKAKATVPATASDAERQVDRKVVVTAIEDAAQWNALKKRDYDDPTPVKVKKKAPAKKKAPAKKKK